CCACGCCCACCCCGTCAACGTCGTCGACACGACCGGCGCCGGAGACGCATTCTGCGGCGCCATGGCCGCCGCGCTGGCACTGGGCAAACCGATGCCGACCGCGCTCGCCTGGGGCAACGCCGCCGGTGCGCTGGCGGCCAGCCGGCCCGGCGCGCAGCCGTCGATGCCCACCCGTGCGGAGATCGCCGCGCAGCTGGCCACGTCCATCGTCTAGCCAGCAGTCACGGTCGCCATGGGGATGGTCTGAACGATTCTTCGCGATGGTGGTGTTCGCAGCCGTCACGCGGAGGGGTCAAACAGCCCCTCCGGCAGCGCCAGCCGTTGACCCCCATCCCAACCTTCCCCCTTCCAGGGGGAAGGCGCTCTAGCAGTGCTCTTCTGGAGTTCAGGCCGACGCCGGCGATGGCTCGACCTGCTCGCGGCGCGGCATCCAGGGCAGCACCGCCAGCACCACCAACTGCGCCAGCGCCATCCCGGCGAACGCCACGTTCAACCCCGCCGCGTCGCCGATGATGCCGGTGACGTAGTTCCCCACGGCGCCGGCGCCGAAGGACAGGCCGAGTACGACGCCGCTGGCCGCGCCCATGTGACCCGGCAGCAGCCGCTGCACCATCACGACCGTGGGCGTGAAACCGGCGCCAAGGAATGCCCCCATCACCGCGCCGAGCGGAATGTGCCACGGGCCGAAGGGCAGGAGCCCGAAGGCCAGCATCGCAGGAATCATCACCAGGGATGACACGGCGAGAATCCGGCGCACGCCGAAGCGGTCGGTGGAGACGCCGCCAGCGAAGGCGCCCACCGCGTGGCCGACCAGATACGCCGAAAGCACGATGCCCGCGCGCACGGGGTCCGGCCGGTCGGGCGACACGAAAACGGGGACGAAGGTCACGAGCGCGGCGTAGGCCCAGCCGCGCACCACGGCCACCAGCAAAAGTCCGACGAGCGCCGCCGAAATCCCACGAAACGCGGTCCGCCCCACGGCAACGCTGACGCTCGGCTGTTGCGGGGCCCGGAAGTTGCGCAGCGACTAGGCCATGAACGCCGACACCACCAGCACCGGCGCGAGCACCACCGGCACCCAGTCGGTGCCGCCGGCCTCCAGCACGCCGCCCAGGATCAGCGGCGCGACGGCGAACGCGGCGTGTCCACCCAGGAAAAACAGCGCAACGTTCGTTCCGGTATTGCGGCCCTGGGCCTCGTTGGCAATGGCCGCGCCCTGGGGATGAAATGCCGCGACGCCGACGGCAGCCACCACCAGGTACACCACCAGCAGCGGATAGCTGGGCGCAAACGCGGCCACGGCCACCCATACCGCAATCCAAGCGGGGCTGATCGATGCGAGCCAGCGCCGTCCCATACGGTCGCCGATGTAGCCGAACAGCGGCTGAATCACCGAGGTCGTCAAGGCCCAGGCGAGCGCCGCCAGACCGATCATGCCGTAGGACATCTCCAGCCGCACGGCCAGGATGGGATAGAGCATGCTCGGCCCCAGGGCGGAGAAGTCCGACGCGAAGTGGCCCAGCGCGACGGTGATCACGGCCTGCCGGCCGGCAAGGATTCGCGAGGCGGTTCGACCTTCGAGGCCTCGGCGCTACAGCCGGGACGGCCCCGTGACGGTGGTACATTCGCAGGCCAAGCGTACGCACCGTCGG
Above is a window of Chloroflexota bacterium DNA encoding:
- a CDS encoding MFS transporter, producing MGRTAFRGISAALVGLLLVAVVRGWAYAALVTFVPVFVSPDRPDPVRAGIVLSAYLVGHAVGAFAGGVSTDRFGVRRILAVSSLVMIPAMLAFGLLPFGPWHIPLGAVMGAFLGAGFTPTVVMVQRLLPGHMGAASGVVLGLSFGAGAVGNYVTGIIGDAAGLNVAFAGMALAQLVVLAVLPWMPRREQVEPSPASA
- a CDS encoding MFS transporter; the protein is MITVALGHFASDFSALGPSMLYPILAVRLEMSYGMIGLAALAWALTTSVIQPLFGYIGDRMGRRWLASISPAWIAVWVAVAAFAPSYPLLVVYLVVAAVGVAAFHPQGAAIANEAQGRNTGTNVALFFLGGHAAFAVAPLILGGVLEAGGTDWVPVVLAPVLVVSAFMA